Proteins encoded by one window of Pecten maximus chromosome 15, xPecMax1.1, whole genome shotgun sequence:
- the LOC117343426 gene encoding zein-alpha A20-like: MSTIQCLPPGNIQVTANPGEYVHHQCLPPGNIQVTANPGGYVHPQCLPPGNIQVTAKPGGYVHHQCLPPGNIQVTANPGGYVHPQCLPPGNVQVTANPGGYVHHQCLPPGNIQITANPEGYVHPQCLPPGNIQVTANPGEYVHHQCLPPGNIQVTANPGGYVHHQCLPPGNIQVTANPGGYVHHQCLPPGNIQVTANPGGYVHPQCLPPGNIQVIANPGDMSTTSVTTW, encoded by the coding sequence ATGTCCACCAtccagtgtctaccacctggtaacatacaggttacagccAACCCCGGGGAATATGTCCaccaccagtgtctaccacctggtaacatacaggttacagccAACCCCGGGGGATATGTCCACCcccagtgtctaccacctggtaacatacaggttacagccAAACCCGGGGGATATGTCCaccaccagtgtctaccacctggtaacatacaggttacagccAACCCCGGGGGATATGTCCACCcccagtgtctaccacctggtaacgTACAGGTTACAGCCAACCCCGGGGGATATGTCCaccaccagtgtctaccacctggtaacatacagattacagCCAACCCCGAGGGATATGTCCACCcccagtgtctaccacctggtaacatacaggttacagccAACCCCGGGGAATATGTCCaccaccagtgtctaccacctggtaacatacaggttacagccAACCCCGGGGGATATGTCCaccaccagtgtctaccacctggtaacatacaggttacagccAACCCCGGGGGATATGTCCaccaccagtgtctaccacctggtaacatacaggttacagccAACCCCGGGGGATATGTCCACCcccagtgtctaccacctggtaacatacaggttatagCCAACCCCGGGGATATGTCCACCACCAGTGtcaccacctggtaa
- the LOC117344321 gene encoding serine-rich adhesin for platelets-like, whose protein sequence is MASVLILISCLTVFVNCQDVTKTTRTQIFVDPSGEPNNPLADAFHVATNTAESTLVQNPGDLNEITRTLQGFGPNLPEALKQMLRGSSVDAAVSEANRNSDNLLMGTGNKVQKAFQVAQNNAALQQAQADQRQKMVAASRLEQEVIKQLLKEQALQQQQQQQQQLQQRLQQQLQQQQQQQLQQQQTSIIGSDNIPQPGQQLISDSLLTSSSFSQIGSSDNNPFSSSGSRSGGSTGSSSSTSTRTSTSTSSTSQTSSVSEKKSESSKKKALAEKLRKLKAKIEAKKKAKIEAKKKAKAAAKAKAKAEADLAAQRQDEELSSRNEFNSAAISTTGGITSQTVLAQAGEHAQAEAALNLQGLNPIQLPMGAASQAIMSGVNTVVSPGRPFGTPFNSQNQFPTPSSTIGTLDINASPLVPAQPNLMQQGPIRRASLPFASSPLRQRGGFVATVTGDGTVVPDNINYGIGQFQMPRSLVQFPRSSQISYTQSLASPILSSPSITYNSVASPVISTSYGTPYMVNPSITAAYSMMPMYRSSVFTGVPYSSSVVMNAPYRSSVSSFNTGQNIYVTPV, encoded by the coding sequence ATGGCGTCTGTACTCATCTTAATCAGCTGTCTGACAGTGTTCGTTAATTGCCAAGATGTTACAAAAACGACTCGAACACAAATTTTTGTGGATCCCTCGGGAGAACCTAACAATCCACTTGCCGATGCTTTCCACGTCGCTACAAATACAGCAGAATCAACTTTAGTGCAAAACCCGGGagatttaaatgaaattacGCGAACATTGCAAGGTTTCGGTCCTAATTTGCCTGAAGCATTGAAACAAATGCTGAGAGGCAGTTCTGTTGATGCTGCTGTAAGCGAAGCTAACAGGAATTCTGATAATTTGTTGATGGGAACtggaaataaagtacaaaaagcATTTCAAGTGGCACAAAACAATGCCGCTCTTCAACAGGCACAAGCGGATCAAAGACAGAAAATGGTGGCGGCTTCAAGACTGGAACAAGAGGTAATTAAACAGTTGCTTAAAGAACAGGCACTGCAgcaacaacagcagcaacagCAGCAGCTACAACAGCGGCTACAACAGCAGCTacaacagcagcaacaacagCAGCTACAACAGCAGCAAACTTCGATAATCGGAAGTGACAACATTCCACAACCAGGACAGCAATTGATATCTGATAGTCTTTTAACTTCTTCTTCGTTTAGTCAAATAGGTTCTAGTGACAATAATCCGTTTTCCAGTTCCGGCAGCAGGTCTGGAGGCAGCACCGGAAGCAGTTCTAGCACAAGCACTAGAACTAGTACCAGCACAAGTAGCACAAGCCAAACCAGTAGTGTCAGTGAGAAAAAATCGGAAAGCAGCAAGAAAAAGGCACTGGCAGAAAAGTTAAGAAAATTGAAGGCGAAAATTGAAGCCAAGAAAAAGGCGAAAATTGAAGCCAAGAAAAAGGCAAAGGCTGCAGCTAAGGCAAAGGCTAAAGCTGAAGCTGATTTAGCTGCACAGCGACAAGACGAAGAGCTTTCGAGTCGAAATGAATTCAACTCAGCAGCAATTTCAACAACCGGTGGGATAACTTCACAAACCGTTCTTGCACAAGCAGGAGAACATGCTCAGGCCGAAGCTGCTCTGAATTTGCAAGGGCTGAATCCGATACAGTTACCTATGGGAGCTGCTTCACAGGCTATCATGTCAGGAGTTAACACCGTTGTATCACCAGGAAGGCCATTTGGAACTCCCTTTAACAGCCAGAATCAATTTCCCACGCCGTCAAGTACAATTGGTACTCTTGACATTAACGCTTCACCACTTGTGCCTGCTCAACCAAATCTTATGCAACAGGGACCCATCAGAAGAGCTTCTCTACCATTTGCGTCATCACCTTTACGACAAAGAGGAGGGTTTGTCGCTACGGTTACAGGAGACGGAACCGTTGTGCCTGACAATATCAACTACGGAATCGGTCAATTCCAAATGCCTAGAAGCTTAGTCCAATTCCCGCGGTCTTCCCAAATCAGCTACACTCAATCTCTTGCATCGCCTATCCTATCATCACCTTCTATCACTTACAATTCTGTGGCCTCGCCGGTGATATCGACCTCCTACGGCACTCCTTATATGGTTAACCCATCAATAACGGCCGCATATAGCATGATGCCGATGTATCGTTCCTCGGTTTTCACCGGTGTACCGTATTCCTCATCTGTAGTTATGAATGCTCCATACCGCTCATCTGTATCCTCATTTAATACAGGGCAGAACATATACGTGACACCCGTATAA